Proteins found in one Paralichthys olivaceus isolate ysfri-2021 chromosome 19, ASM2471397v2, whole genome shotgun sequence genomic segment:
- the LOC109632355 gene encoding trace amine-associated receptor 1-like: MEAELTVNSTFVVNDIHPCYVSDNSTNLFTSNPSIICVLLYIFLGSLSVGTICGNLLVIISIVYFKQLHTPTNYLILSLAVADLLVGVLVFPFSMAFTVTSCLYHEDFFCKIRDSFDVSLCSSSILNLCCISIDRYYAVCQPLTYRSKINVHVTVIMSLVSWGIAVLIGIIIIFAGSSQGTCEEQCSVDVVIANTVGPVFSFYLPAIIMLSIYFKIFLVAQKQVSSIQAAKSGTSVSKMERKATKTLATVMGVFLLCLTPFFLCIVFQPLAYYPPPIPVLETLNWLTLSNSMLNPLIYAFFYSWFRSAFKIIITGKILQGDFTNCKLF; this comes from the coding sequence ATGGAAGCAGAGCTGACTGTCAACAGCACTTTTGTTGTGAATGACATACATCCCTGCTATGTATCAGATAATTCAACTAACTTATTTACAAGCAACCCTTCAATAATATGTGTGTTGTTGTATATTTTCCTTGGTTCATTGTCTGTTGGCACAATATGTGGAAACCTCCTTGTTATAATCTCTATTGTTTACTTCAAACAGCTCCACACTCCCACTAACTACCTGATCCTCTCTCTGGCCGTGGCCGACCTGCTTGTaggagttttagtttttccctTCAGCATGGcgttcactgtgacctcatgtcTGTATCATGAAGATTTTTTCTGCAAAATCCGAGACAGCTTCGATGTGTCATTGTGCTCATCCTCTATTCTGAACTTGTGTTGTATTTCCATAGACAGATATTATGCAGTTTGTCAGCCGCTGACGTAcagaagtaaaataaatgtccaTGTCACTGTGATCATGAGCCTGGTGAGCTGGGGTATCGCTGTTCTAATCGGGATCATTATAATATTTGCGGGATCCAGCCAGGGGACATGTGAAGAACAGTGCTCTGTTGATGTTGTCATAGCGAATACTGTGGGacctgttttctctttctacCTCCCAGCGATCATCATGCTCTCTATCTACTTTAAAATCTTCCTCGTTGCTCAGAAACAGGTGAGCAGCATCCAGGCCGCAAAGTCTGGAACATCCGTCAGTAAGATGGAGAGGAAGGCCACCAAAACTCTGGCTACTGTTATGggagtttttcttttgtgtttgactcCTTTCTTTTTATGCATCGTCTTTCAGCCTTTGGCTTATTACCCCCCACCCATCCCTGTGCTCGAGACACTGAACTGGCTCACGCTGTCCAATTCAATGCTGAATCCCTTAATCTATGCTTTCTTTTACAGCTGGTTCAGATCGGCTTTCAAAATCATTATTACTGGAAAAATATTGCAAGGGGACTTCACCAactgtaaattattttaa
- the LOC109632356 gene encoding trace amine-associated receptor 1-like, translating to MEPEVIINQTGDGKFVPLCYESGTSSCIMAITPSTIRTFLYMFIGSTVSVLTISGNLLVITSIIYFRQLHTPTNYLILSLAVADLLVGALVLQFNMALSVKSCLYFGDLFCKMRRSFDISLVMTSIFNLCCISIDRYYAVCQPLSYRTKMNGRVVVIMILVSWTVSALSGFGITFVGLKHTVCEGRCFIFHIPESNIFGSVVSFYLPVIIMLCIYLKIFIVAQRQARSIHNTTCQSTKSGAVVSKMERKATKTLATVMGVFLFCWTPFFLYLTFKPVGNSSIPPPLNETVAWLGWSNSMLNPFVYAFFYRWFRAAFRIIISGKIFRGNFTNSKLF from the coding sequence ATGGAACCTGAAGTTATCATCAACCAGACCGGTGACGGCAAGTTTGTGCCTCTGTGCTATGAATCAGGAACTTCCTCTTGCATAATGGCAATAACCCCTTCGACAATACGtacatttttatacatgttTATTGGCAGCACAGTGTCTGTTCTCACAATCAGTGGGAACCTTCTGGTAATCACCTCCATCATTTACTTCAGACAGCTCCACACTCCAACAAACTACCTGATCCTCTCTCTGGCTGTGGCCGACCTGCTCGTCGGGGCTTTAGTTCTGCAGTTCAACATGGCTCTGTCTGTGAAGTCCTGTCTTTACTTTGGGGATCTATTTTGTAAAATGCGACGCAGCTTTGACATTTCACTGGTGATGACGTCGATTTTCAACTTGTGCTGCATTTCCATAGACAGATACTACGCAGTGTGTCAGCCTCTGTCATACAGAACTAAGATGAATGGAAGAGTTGTTGTGATCATGATCCTAGTGAGCTGGactgtctctgctctgtctggATTTGGAATCACATTTGTGGGACTTAAACACACAGTCTGTGAAGGTCGCTGTTTCATATTCCATATTCCAGAATCAAATATATTTGGCTCTGTTGTCTCGTTTTACCTCCCAGTGATCATAATGCTGTGTATCTACCTGAAGATTTTCATTGTGGCACAGAGACAAGCGCGCAGCATCCACAACACAACGTGTCAGAGCACGAAGTCCGGAGCAGTCGTCAGTAAGATGGAGAGGAAGGCCACTAAAACTCTGGCGACGGTTATGGGAGTTTTCCTTTTTTGCTGGACGCCCTTCTTTCTTTATTTGACCTTCAAACCTGTGGGCAACTCTTCAATCCCTCCACCTCTGAATGAAACTGTCGCCTGGCTCGGATGGTCCAATTCCATGCTCAATCCATTTGTCTAcgcttttttttacagatggtTCCGAGCTGCCTTCAGAATCATCATTTCTGGAAAAATATTTAGAGGCAATTTTACAAACTCAAAACTGTTTTGA